Genomic window (Drosophila sulfurigaster albostrigata strain 15112-1811.04 chromosome 2R, ASM2355843v2, whole genome shotgun sequence):
actgGTACTGGGCCCATTGCCAATTGCTGTAGAGCTCTTGGACTTGGCTTGTCGTCCCTTCTTGCGCGGCGTCAGACTGCTGTCCTGAGTGCTCTCATCGTGATGCGAGTGAGATTCCATATGAGGATGATCTTCCTCAGAGCTGCCCACCAGGCGTCTCGTGCGACGCGCAGTTACGCTAGCAGCACTTCGACTACCGCCTGGCAGTTGACCTGACGTGTCATCACGATGCCGTTTGTTGGAGTGACCATGTCCACGTTGACCCTTGGCTTTTCGCTTTTTACCGTCGCCAGCAGCACGTCGACTGCGTCGCTCATTGGGATTGTAGCTCTCCTCAGAGTCATTGGCATTCGACTCATCATCGCTGATACGATTCTTGCGCGCTGGTCGACCGCGACGACGACGGGTCTGTTGCGGTGAACTGTCGTTGGAGTGCGCCTCCTCATCCTCGTTCTCATCGGTGCTGGCGTCTGATGTggtctcctcctcctcttcttcttcctcgcTGTCcgaactgctgctgctctgatGACGACGCTGTTGCGCATTGGACGATGAAGATGTCACGCGATTAGAACCCGAATTACTggccacaacagcaacgccaTTACGTCGTCGACTGCCACGCTGCGAGCCCCGTGACGTCGTCTGTTGTTGCCccacatcgtcatcgtcatcttcgtcgtcgtcatcgtcatcatcgctGCTGTGTGCTTCCAATCGTCTCGATGTGCCAGCCCCCGGTGGCTTCTGAGTACGCCGCGTTGTGCGCTCCGTTGGTGCTCGCTTGCTCGGACTACTTGATCCACGTCCACTGCTGCCAGACTTATTCTTGTTGGAGCGTCTACGTGCGGCCTTCCAGTTGCTGACCACCGTTTTGATGTGGGACTCGAAGAGAGCGCTCAATCGTAGTGTCATTGCATAGATCTGCAAGACAAGCAATTGCATcatttagaaaataatttattgactGGTCATGCAATTGGATGGGAGAGCATTTGGTGTGTTGTGGATTTTAAATGAGTTGAGTTGGGTTGTTGAAGTAGCTCAGGAGCAACCTTACCGCTAAGTTATCCTATATAAGTTGATTGGATTTGTCACGGATCGTCATTCATTTGGTTTAGTTCGAAATATTTGATGGGGTTTGATAGATTCGCGAGTGATTCGATTGATGGTTATGAGTTGGGTGGTTGGTTAATTTTCAAGTTTGAAGGCATgttaacaaaatgcaaaagaaacgTTAAGAAGAGAtgagcttgtgtgtgtgtgagctaaTGTGACGGAGCGGATGGATGGGTGTTCGGCGGTGAGGGGAATAGCAAAAGAGGGGCAACAAAAGTCTACGGACAActccaaaacaaaaatatattgaaataagcggaaatgaaaaagttctgatttaaaaataaggcGAGTCTCTTTTACGATACTTAATTTTCACAATGCCTTATGGACCCTAAAACCCATCTATATTTATCAATCTATTGATTGAGTTAGACAGATGCATGACTTTAAACAACGATTAAAGAGTGAATTTaacgaatttgaattttgaaatttattaggCTGGGagcatttcaatatataaaaattattatagttcgtttttctttaaagggtcatattttaaattataggATAATAGAAAATCTTTGCATCAAAAATTAAGACGAAAATAAAGATGGTTTggtaataaacaaaattaatttaaacagtTCGGACTCATTTAGACGGAAAATTGCTCAGAATGAGGCAGCAgtggcaaaaacaaagcaacaagaaaatcACAATAAGATTAACAGCAATGACAATGCCAAATAGTGCCACATAATTAACATTGCCATTGGTTTGCAATAAATGACGATCTGCAGCAATGGCCAGCCAGATTTGGCTGGGAGGACTCACCCGTGAACGCTTGTTTGTATTGTAGTTCTTTGAATTCAGAAATATGAGGCGAACATCCTTGGCAAAATCTAATGGGTCGTCATAATTGTCCCCCAGTAGGTCTTCTTTAATAGTACGCAAATCCATTGGTGTAGCAATGATTTCCAGATAATCTTCGAAGTCCATCGTATTGACTGGCTCACGAAATGGCAACGAATCCGGCCGCTGCCACATCAAATCCAACAATTGCCGACAATCGGAACGCCAATCGCCATCCGAACGTATGCGATTCGagctgcaattaaattttaattatttattaaacattttcaacgtagatatttaatatataaggCTTACCGGCGCGTTGATGAAACACGCTGacgtgcagcagctgctgaggTGGTTGGACCAGTGCTAGTTGATGGCACCACATCGGAATCCACTTCGTTCTCCGACTCTGATGAGTGATACACGTCCATCAATTGATGATAAACAGCTGCAACGTCTATTTCATCCGCTTCTCTGCTTAACGACATAACATTTGAATTAGAATTGTCTTGCATatgaaagtatatatatataaagactTTACCTAATGATACGTAAACACAGATCGGTCACAATTCGAGCATGTTTTACGATGCTCGTGTGTCGACGATTGTATTGCTCCGCATTGGTAGCCAAATATCGCACATCAAACTGTGCCGAGGTAATGCGACggtaaaaatgattttcaaaacGTGACTTGACCGTTGTTAAATCGATGGGATACTCAATCAAATAGGCATAGTCTGGATAAATATTTAGGTCAACCGGGGCTAAAAAAGTGCTCGGCAATCGACAGACGCATCACCTGGAAATcagaataattaattatatgtttattCCAATAACTATAGTTTCTTAATTACCTGCTCGAGTCCGTTGATAATGCGTCGACAGGTGCCATCGCGATCACCTCGATGCCACTCCTCTGACTTCGGCTGATATAAAGTGGCGCGTATTTCTTCCGGTAGCACGGGTATAGCCCCGCCTACTTCATCGGGCAGTCGCTGTTCATCAATGGGCTCCATATCCCAGGGACTCATGTATTCGTACTCTCCATTATCCCAACGCACGCGGCAACACATGAAAAACGAGTCGGGGAAATCAGCGCTAAGTGCATGACGCGATTCAATTTCACCCAACCACCAACCGTCGCCAATCATGCAGCGAAAGCGATCACCAATGCTCCAGTTGCGCTGCACTGCTAGATCAAAGGTCTGACGTAATACTAAAAAGTCCAGCACATCTGGCATATCGTGATACTTGATCTTGAACGTGGTACCCGTCATGTTGCCATCCTCATCTATAATGGCCAACTTAAGGCAACATAAACGAGGTGGACGTATCTCGTACTTAATGCCAATCACACGCACCAGCTCGTGATCACGCAGAGGACGAAAATTCCAGGGCTCCGAGCTGTGCGACAGCTTGTAGACTTTTTTCAAACGCACTGCCTCGAGATATCGCTGGTGTCCCTGCCGAAAATAGACAATCTCATCGCCCATCTGGGGATAGTAGGGCGCCTTTCGGGGTATCACCTCGGACAGCCATTCCGCTGGGCGATACAGTTCCGGTATTTCACCGTTTGGTGCCCTTGGTGGGATAAGTACACGCTTCCGTCCACGCTTTTTACTGGCTGCCTGCCCGGTGCCGGCATCATCACTACTGTCATCGCTAGTGGTGCGACGTCGCGATAGTGGTTTGCGTTTGGAGCGCTTTGGTGGCTCAAGATTAGGGCCGGGTGTATCTGCCACCCAGTCCGAGTAATCTGAACTGTCCGTTTCCGATTCATCACTACTGTCCTCTAAATTCTCTTCGACATTCGAATAGCTAGTATCACCGGAGCTATTGCTGCTGTCatcgtcctcctcctcctcgtgtACATTAGGTACAGCCGGTTCATCGTACAGCTCCTCTTGATCTCGTACCGCACGCGTACGATAGGCAGGCTGTACtccctgctgttgctggcccGACTGAGCACCTCGACGACGTCCAGGCCGACCGCCTGCGCCATTTGATCGGGTATTGCGCTGTCTCCCCACTCCGGCCTGTTGTGCAGAGGCTGCACTCGCCGTATTTATCATGATAGGACGTCGACGCATCTCACGTTTGTATTCTTGCATCTCGAACTGCCCAGCTGAATAGATGGTTTGTTTAAGGTTCTGCAGTTGGGCATACTTCATGGGTCGCACATAGGTGCGACGCACAAACTTCAAAGGCAACGCCTGCTGGGCCGGCAATGCGGCATTCTGTTGTTCACCCGCCGGTGCTGGCTGTTCAGCTCCTCCCGCAGCTGCGGGAGCTGCAGCGGCAGagcgtgctgctgctgcccagcCGGAACGCGGAGTGCCGTCGGTTATTGAGCGACGGCCGCCCAAAACGTTGCCTCGCTGTGCAGCAGCACGTGGTGAATTGGAGTCTGGCAATTGCTCCTGTCCCTGGCCTTGACGCATGATCAGACGCTCAAACGATTGATTTGCATTGCCTCCATCATTGGCATTAGCGGCATTGGTGCCTTGACGATTTGCCAATGCAGCTATCATCCGATCAATGTGGGAATAATtaccagcagctgcagctgctgcggcggctACAGCTGGTGCAGCAGGAGCTCCCGGATTGTTCGCTGCATTCACATTATCCTCAATCACAATACCATCGATACCCACTGTCAGATTGGGTATTAGTTGATCCACGCTGCAAGCCTCACGACCGGGCACAAACCGTTGATATTTTGTAGGATGTGGATTTCCATCGGCATCGACAAGAAATGGCGGTGGCATTAGATGTGGCATTATCTGGGTTTGTTCGTCTACCACATGATGATGAGCATCACGAAGCAGAGGCCGATAATCCGTATGGAAGAACAGCTCAGTGGGCAACTAAAAACAGGTACGGGATAAATTTGGTTTCGCTTCTAGTCgcttttgcataatttaccaATTTGTACTTTTCGGTGCCGATGCCAAGGccaaatatcaatatatgaCCATGTGAATCTGTGGCAGCTATCATAGTGCCATCTGGCGACCACTTGGCATCAAAGACGCTGCCATGTCCTTGGCCATCTATGTCATTGAAGAACTGAGCGACGCTCCCACCCTGCTCAATGTCCCAGAGAAAGACCTGGCCATCATGACCAGCAGACAGCAGCACGTGTTCATCCCTGGGATTTGATTCAAGTACATATAGCTCATCCCTGTGGCCACGCAGCACGCGATGCAATCGACCGCATTTGGAGTCCCAGATTTTGATCTGttaataaaagttatattagTAAAGCAACTAGCTACTATTTGACTGATTATATACATACAGTGAAATCGCTGACGGCTGTAATAACATAACGATCAGAGGCATCCCAGGCAACCATTGTAACCTTCAATTTCTTTCCTTCCTCTGGTGGCGGACAACTGTCAAACAAAGATTCCCTTTAAATAAACAGAATTCACAAACAGTATTAATTCTCACCTGGCTAAACGTTCGGTCATGCAAAGCTTGAGACTTTTCCACTGCTGAGACTCAAAGGTCCAGATGTGCGCTGTGCCATCCTTACTGCCAGAGATGAAGCGCAGACCTCGATGCGACCACTGCACCGAATCAACAGCATCTGTGTAAGCTTCCGTCTCCAGAATACGCTTAGGTCCATCCTCGGCCATCATATAAACACGTACATGATGATCAGCAGAGCCGGCAGCCAAGAATACACCGCCTGGCGAAAATGTAGTGCACATCATCTGCGCCTGACCTGGTCGCAGCTTCTCATGGTATTGCGTGGGACGAGGAGCAAATGTGATCTTTTGACCGCGTGGCGTGGAGTACTGCCAGAAGGCAATAGAACCATCTGTGCTTGTGGTTACCAAATACTTCAGATCGCTACGTGGCGACGGGCAAAAGTTCACAGACGTTATCATGCCTGTGTGCGCGGCAAGAACAGCAATCGGTGATGTGGTTTGCATGTCCCAAACACGTAATATGC
Coding sequences:
- the LOC133835795 gene encoding LOW QUALITY PROTEIN: bromodomain and WD repeat-containing protein 3 (The sequence of the model RefSeq protein was modified relative to this genomic sequence to represent the inferred CDS: deleted 1 base in 1 codon; substituted 1 base at 1 genomic stop codon), translating into MENRQPSSNNVIVPELYFLIAKFLTAGPLEETAKILVKELEQKKVLPRRIDWLGNEHDQTFEELVNKYAHIGPNHILEICSRLGPLVDKELAPSVPGINSLLGRGRQHLLRTKDTVYQNRTIRDYCTSLHGISLPDSNLTKPIHNLSKVISGREHGGLVRRKLLVPTDLYRKTKLLRRTVGHLSSVYCVLFDRTGRYIITGADDLLIKIWSAADGRLLATLRGASAEITDIAINLDNTMLAAGSVDRILRVWDMQTTSPIAVLAAHTGMITSVNFCPSPRSDLKYLVTTSTDGSIAFWQYSTPRGQKITFAPRPTQYHEKLRPGQAQMMCTTFSPGGVFLAAGSADHHVRVYMMAEDGPKRILETEAYTDAVDSVQWSHRGLRFISGSKDGTAHIWTFESQQWKSLKLCMTERLASCPPPEEGKKLKVTMVAWDASDRYVITAVSDFTIKIWDSKCGRLHRVLRGHRDELYVLESNPRDEHVLLSAGHDGQVFLWDIEQGGSVAQFFNDIDGQGHGSVFDAKWSPDGTMIAATDSHGHILIFGLGIGTEKYKLLPTELFFHTDYRPLLRDAHHHVVDEQTQIMPHLMPPPFLVDADGNPHPTKYQRFVPGREACSVDQLIPNLTVGIDGIVIEDNVNAANNPGAPAAPAVAAAAAAAAGNYSHIDRMIAALANRQGTNAANANDGGNANQSFERLIMRQGQGQEQLPDSNSPRAAAQRGNVLGGRRSITDGTPRSGWAAAARSAAAAPAAAGGAEQPAPAGEQQNAALPAQQALPLKFVRRTYVRPMKYAQLQNLKQTIYSAGQFEMQEYKREMRRRPIMINTASAASAQQAGVGRQRNTRSNGAGGRPGRRRGAQSGQQQQGVQPAYRTRAVRDQEELYDEPAVPNVHEEEEDDDSSNSSGDTSYSNVEENLEDSSDESETDSSDYSDWVADTPGPNLEPPKRSKRKPLSRRRTTSDDSSDDAGTGQAASKKRGRKRVLIPPRAPNGEIPELYRPAEWLSEVIPRKAPYYPQMGDEIVYFRQGHQRYLEAVRLKKVYKLSHSSEPWNFRPLRDHELVRVIGIKYEIRPPRLCCLKLAIIDEDGNMTGTTFKIKYHDMPDVLDFLVLRQTFDLAVQRNWSIGDRFRCMIGDGWWLGEIESRHALSADFPDSFFMCCRVRWDNGEYEYMSPWDMEPIDEQRLPDEVGGAIPVLPEEIRATLYQPKSEEWHRGDRDGTCRRIINGLEQVMRLSIAEHFLAPVDLNIYPDYAYLIEYPIDLTTVKSRFENHFYRRITSAQFDVRYLATNAEQYNRRHTSIVKHARIVTDLCLRIIREADEIDVAAVYHQLMDVYHSSESENEVDSDVVPSTSTGPTTSAAAARQRVSSTRRSNRIRSDGDWRSDCRQLLDLMWQRPDSLPFREPVNTMDFEDYLEIIATPMDLRTIKEDLLGDNYDDPLDFAKDVRLIFLNSKNYNTNKRSRIYAMTLRLSALFESHIKTVVSNWKAARRRSNKNKSGSSGRGSSSPSKRAPTERTTRRTQKPPGAGTSRRLEAHSSDDDDDDDEDDDDDVGQQQTTSRGSQRGSRRRNGVAVVASNSGSNRVTSSSSNAQQRRHQSSSSSDSEEEEEEEETTSDASTDENEDEEAHSNDSSPQQTRRRRGRPARKNRISDDESNANDSEESYNPNERRSRRAAGDGKKRKAKGQRGHGHSNKRHRDDTSGQLPGGSRSAASVTARRTRRLVGSSEEDHPHMESHSHHDESTQDSSLTPRKKGRQAKSKSSTAIGNGPSTSAAAAAGGSSSLESPSRNTRANGGRPQNAAENDHSYHLPVRNGRIIESDTDSHGPTGRPTRQSAKRALMDWARGSDIEEEEEESEEAEEILPTPTKDDIPSTSRAALSLAATGGAASSSRQLRTNRNTVVNAAADSEDDDDDDSDNEPLANNQQSKLQKHXQHFNEYEYILFFYLLLETASFKTSTPAPHPLVLRRRLPSPPRSVHMTRSHATSTTSNSNSQQEAPTAAHDHNYMGSESAAAARAPRRMLSRHQRNADTLDPNLDPLNNSRLLPSISNPRRPTSTTNNGSTRRLRGRASQEHSQDEEAEELPDEEDAAASDEGTDGGSSSQPSHEEVDEEEDATATDSEDNQPLTSYVSPSNGRTRRKTKTSSSSAATVSQRHNRRSRATSDNSFVNDNDDDEDYEAPSRRSRSNRLRSNQRSGRNQKRPRYNEQSDEEDQQHNHSQRKRMRNGDVHAANQTNHNNNRANSRSSQEQHEEPIDEDGSSTVDSDEQLVSVSSRGRVRKISAKARGIFKD